AATGAATATTAAAAATAAAATGCTCTCCATGGCTATGCTTTTATCTTTGCCGATTGCTGGCATCTCACATGCTGAAGCAAGTGATATGAAAAAAGTTGAAATCAAAGGGTACACAATCTCTGGAGCAGAATACCTTCCTATACTTGGTTATGAAGAGTTTGCCTTTCCGAACCACGTTCAATGGGGTTTTTATGGAGAGCTCAATACGTACGGTCACAATGTAGAGATCCCCGGTAACACGCTGGCGTGTGCTGAATCTTCATATGCAGCCTTATCTGAGTTTTTGGTAAGCCTTCCTCAGGAATTCGAAACGCTTAAAGACTTAGGTGCAACACGTCGGGTCTATATGTGGGTAACTGATTACTCGGCGGCCACTTTGGACAGAGCGACTCGACCTAGTAGCTTTTGGCACGTAAACAGTGGTGGGCCAATGGATTTCAGTAAAGGTTACTGGAAGTGGGAGGCCGTTGTTAAGCAAGACGGCTCATGCTCAATACCCACAAAGGAACAAGCGATTCAGTTTGCACAAAGAATCATTGGTGCTTACAAGCAAAGTGAAAACTACTGTGATTTTGCAGACGGCACTAAGTCTTCTGATAGCGAAATTGACAGCGTTATCTGTTTAGCGAATCAATGGACAGATATTTCCGCTGTTGGCACTACCTGGCAGGCTGACCGGGAGTACGTAGGTGGAGACGAAGTCGTTTACGAGGGTGTGCGTTATCGTGCGAAATGGTGGAACTTCAATCAGAATCCTAAGCAATACTCCACTCAAGGAGAGCCTTGGGAAAAGCTTCAATAAATTATGACCTAAAAGGGGGCGTTACGAACGCCCCTTTAACACCAAACGTTCAGCACAAACCCATGGCGTTTTATTTGTAAATATTAATATTTGAAGTTGTGTGTCGTACAAAGATCTGGTTAAGGCCGGCTTAATCCCTGGCATCAATGGAGATGAGGAATAGTGTCAGATAATTCAACATTATTAATAGAGCCCGAAGCATTACCGAATACGATAGGTTTGCTAGGTCGGGCTAGTTGCAAGCGAACAGTAGCTATAGGTGCTCCTTCACTACCTGTAACCGTATTAAAGTGTCAAGGGATGAGAGTTTCTGAACAGAAACTACGGCAATTTAATTCGGTGATCGGATGGAATAAAAGTGAGCAACTTCCGCCTACTTTTGTGCATATTATGGCGTTTCCGTTACAGATGTCTTTGGTATTGGAAGAATCTTTTCCTTTCGCATTGATGGGATTAGTGCATATAAAAAATACTATCAGTCAACTACGTCCGATCCATATTAATGAGAGTCTCGATATCAAATGTTACTCATCTGATTTGATCTCTCATAAAAGAGGATGGCAATTTACTTTAAATACAGAAGCGTATGTTGGGGATGAACTCGTTTGGCGTTCTGCAAGCACAAACTTGCTCAGGCAAGAAGTTCAAACGATTGCCCGTGGCAATATGCCTGCATTGAGGAAGCCCATTGAGCCTAAGGGAGCAACAGAAAATTGGACATTAGCCAATAATCTGGGGCGCAATTACGCCAAAGTATCAGGTGATTACAATCTGATCCATTTGTACCCGTTGACTGCAAAGTTATATGGTTTTCAAAGGCATATTATTCATGGCATGTGGAGTAAAGGCAGGGCTTTGTCTGCTTTGTCCGATGTACTGCCGCCCGCTTTTGAGGCACATGTAAAGTTTAAAAACCCCATACTTTTGCCTGCTGAGATTATCTTTTCTCATCAGTCAGAACAAAACCAGGGAAAATTTAGCATGTATTCAAACAATTTGTTGCAACAACATTTGACGGGCCACTGGCTGTCACTTTGATACCTTGCTGGCAAGTGTTATCAGGTATCAGAGCGATGGTCAGGCTCCAATCTTTGTTTTTCGCTTAATGCATGTGTCAATTGTTCAAGATTGGCTTATGTCTGGAGCTTGCTGGTTTTGAGAGACTGTTTATCAAAGTCAGCCTATCACGTTTTGCTTCCCTTATCTTCCCGGTGCATGGCGCTTTGTGGCATCTACCTGGATCGCTGTCAGACCATCCCCTGAGCCTTGTAGCGAGGCGGTTAAGTGCTTCAGGTGACGCTGGACAATTTTGATTAAGTTTCCGTCAACTTTTTAGTTGTATTAACGAACGTTCGTGCTATTATCTAAAAAAAAGGAAACACCGAAATGACTTCAAGACTAAAACTATCTGCACGACTGCTGGTTATATTTTGGGCGATACCATTCACATTCTTTCCAATGCAGCTACTGGAAGGTTTGGGACTGAATGCGGTGGGTTCTCCAATGTTTGTACGGCTGTTAGGTGCTGCCTATTTAACACTTAGCCTGGCGCTTTGGCTTTTTGAAGAAAAGCAGATACAGGTGAAAGAGGTTAGAATTATCAGTATATTATTCCATTTGGGGATGGGGTGGGGCATTATACACTCAGCTATTTTTCATCAATTACCCGTCAATCATAACGTAGCTTTTGTCGCGCTAATGTTAACAGCCATTGCCTGTTTATCGAGTGTACTAATAGACCTACTTAATTTTAATCGCATCGAGGCATCAAATGAGAAAAGGCAAACAAACCCGCCAACAAATTTTAGAAACTGCGCTTAATATTGCCACAGGCACCAGCTTAAACGATTTAACGATAGGCAGTTTAGCCGCGGCTACTGAGATGTCTAAGTCAGGATTGTTTGCCCACTTCAAATCCAAAGAGAATTTACAGCTCGCGGTTTTGGAGTATGCCCATAAGGTTTTTCGCGAACAGGTTATCGAGCCTCTGAACGATATTGAAGATCCCTTTGAGCGATTACTTAAAACGGTTGAACTCTGGCAGAAGTGGTATGGCCAACAGGCCCAGTCCTGTATCTATATCAGCGCTACGAGTGAGTTTGATGATCAACCCGGGCCTGTACGAGACAAGTTGAAAAGAGATTTAACCTTGTTACTTTCTTTCCTTGAGAATCTGGTGAATAAAACAATAGAAAAAGGTGACTTTAAACAGGACACAGATGCCAAACACTTTGTATTTGAATTCTATTCACTGTATCTGGGTTCTCAGCAATTGAAATGGGTTGATTTTGAAGACAGTGAACAATCGCACTTTTGGCGTGCTTTTGATAACCTCATTAATCGATATAAAAGTTAGAAACTCACTCTCGTAACTCAATGACTCTGGCCTAGTTTATTGAAAGTTGATAACGCGCCAGAAGCAAATGATGGAACGATTTGCCTGATAACAACTGGCCCCGGCAAAGATAACATTTAGCTGGATAGGGTGCAGGCAAAAACAGTTATGGGCTGTTTTGCGTGTTGGCACAAGATATTAGCAACATATTTGCTAGTGCTAATGACGTCGAAGATTGATAACCAAGAGAAATTTGTGTTGTAACTCAAGGTTAGCGCTCGCAGAAGCCTCACTCACGCTGATAGCTGCGAAAAGCGTATCAAGTTGTATTGTGTCTCTGAGCCCGCCTCTCAGGTACTTCGATTACTGAGTAACATATCTACCTGGCTATTTTATGACCTATCGTTTGTTGTAATAAACTTAATAAATTTCCCTAATTACCTGCTACTTACTGTTTTTTGAACAGCTCTCTTCTATATTTATTAAGATAATACAGTCGTCTGGTTTGTTGGGGGGCACTTGAGCGAGCCGTTACCTTCTATGTCTCTTGTGAAGAGATTAACTCAGCTTAACTTGTCGGTGATGGCGAGCAGTATGCTATTGGTCTTTTCGCTAACCTCGATATTGTTGTGGTTTGTGGTCCGAGACCGTCAGGCGGAAACCGCGGAAATTAACCTCGCTCAGCTGGCGCATAACGTAGTACCTATGCTGGTGTTTAATGACGCAGATACAGCCAGCAAAGAGCTGGAGTTAGTCGGGATTAATAAAGATGTGCTGTTTGTGTCTTTGCGTAATGCCAAAGGTGAGGTTTTCAGCGAGTATGCCAAGCCTAGTTTTGTGCCGTCTTCTTCTTTATATCAACAAGTTGGCACTGAATCTCAGCGCGAATACGAAGGCGTGCGAATGCGCTTATATTACCCGGTGTCAATCAAAGGTAAGCTTGAGGGTGACTTGATCATGGTGCTCGACTTAACCGGCATGATGTATTGGTATTTACAACTGGTGCTGATGTTGGCGTTGCTGATCGCCGCCTTATTTACAGGCTCTGTTTTCTTGCTGACACGTGTGCAGCGCCAGGCCCTGATGCCCCTGATCACTTTGTCGGAGCTGGCTCAGCGGGTATCCAATGAGCATAACTTTCAGTTGCGCGCGAATGTGATCCGGGATGACGAAATAGGCATTCTAACGCGTAGCTTCAATGAGTTACTCAAGCGGGTGGATATTTCCCAGGCTGAACTAAAACAGCAACTAGAGCAAGAGCAAGCTCAGGGTCAGCAGCTCAAACAAATGGTACGCACCGATCCGCTCACCAACTTACCCAACCGGGTTGCGCTGAATCAGTTACTCAAAGAAATAACCTGCGAGGGATGCAACCCCAGGCCGCTGAGTTGCCTGATGTTCATTGATCTGGATAATTTTAAGTTCGTTAACGACAATTATGGCCATGATGCAGGTGATGAAACCCTGATTGAGGTTGGAAACCGGATCAGCGCTATGATCCGTAGTGAT
The window above is part of the Pseudoalteromonas rubra genome. Proteins encoded here:
- a CDS encoding sensor domain-containing diguanylate cyclase, encoding MKRLTQLNLSVMASSMLLVFSLTSILLWFVVRDRQAETAEINLAQLAHNVVPMLVFNDADTASKELELVGINKDVLFVSLRNAKGEVFSEYAKPSFVPSSSLYQQVGTESQREYEGVRMRLYYPVSIKGKLEGDLIMVLDLTGMMYWYLQLVLMLALLIAALFTGSVFLLTRVQRQALMPLITLSELAQRVSNEHNFQLRANVIRDDEIGILTRSFNELLKRVDISQAELKQQLEQEQAQGQQLKQMVRTDPLTNLPNRVALNQLLKEITCEGCNPRPLSCLMFIDLDNFKFVNDNYGHDAGDETLIEVGNRISAMIRSDDLLCRLGGDEFALLLPSIESTENAEKLAARIVTIINRPIMVKDTVMPIGISIGLAYTPLDADAPMDLLNCADDAMYAAKRAGKNNFKVFSKQAPV
- a CDS encoding MaoC/PaaZ C-terminal domain-containing protein, with protein sequence MSDNSTLLIEPEALPNTIGLLGRASCKRTVAIGAPSLPVTVLKCQGMRVSEQKLRQFNSVIGWNKSEQLPPTFVHIMAFPLQMSLVLEESFPFALMGLVHIKNTISQLRPIHINESLDIKCYSSDLISHKRGWQFTLNTEAYVGDELVWRSASTNLLRQEVQTIARGNMPALRKPIEPKGATENWTLANNLGRNYAKVSGDYNLIHLYPLTAKLYGFQRHIIHGMWSKGRALSALSDVLPPAFEAHVKFKNPILLPAEIIFSHQSEQNQGKFSMYSNNLLQQHLTGHWLSL
- a CDS encoding carbohydrate-binding protein → MNIKNKMLSMAMLLSLPIAGISHAEASDMKKVEIKGYTISGAEYLPILGYEEFAFPNHVQWGFYGELNTYGHNVEIPGNTLACAESSYAALSEFLVSLPQEFETLKDLGATRRVYMWVTDYSAATLDRATRPSSFWHVNSGGPMDFSKGYWKWEAVVKQDGSCSIPTKEQAIQFAQRIIGAYKQSENYCDFADGTKSSDSEIDSVICLANQWTDISAVGTTWQADREYVGGDEVVYEGVRYRAKWWNFNQNPKQYSTQGEPWEKLQ
- a CDS encoding TetR/AcrR family transcriptional regulator; translation: MRKGKQTRQQILETALNIATGTSLNDLTIGSLAAATEMSKSGLFAHFKSKENLQLAVLEYAHKVFREQVIEPLNDIEDPFERLLKTVELWQKWYGQQAQSCIYISATSEFDDQPGPVRDKLKRDLTLLLSFLENLVNKTIEKGDFKQDTDAKHFVFEFYSLYLGSQQLKWVDFEDSEQSHFWRAFDNLINRYKS